Proteins encoded within one genomic window of Humulus lupulus chromosome 1, drHumLupu1.1, whole genome shotgun sequence:
- the LOC133787533 gene encoding probable galacturonosyltransferase 3 encodes MKAVPITFRTFDSLQLIFVSLVILPFVVSGVSDNSAIPRDINRYRPLYECEQCQERKEDGSSVTGVSALSDQQDIDITVTYTDPSGAVRLRKVKGRDLSASWVLEHPNNVNSDPPKRLETLKDSFRSVELRETDQHRSGEDGVQYPNQLSLNPVKLMRKKMRQERINLRTAELLHQDKEADDQMVAAAIERSKTLDTTVKGKYSIWRRDYDNLNSDSTLKLMRDQIIMAKAYANIAKANNDTSTFDALMAQCKRSHRAIGEASSDAELQPSALEHAKAMGHILSMAKDKLYDCPVMARKFRAMLQSTEGNVNAQRKKSAFLIQLAAKTVPKPLHCLPLQLSADYFLQGYQNREDNNIEKLEDNSLYHYAIFSDNVLATSVVVNSTVLHANEPERHVFHIVTDKLNFVAMKMWFLINSPAGATIKVENIDDFKWLNSSYCSVLRQLESARMKEYYFKANDPSSLSVGSDNLKYRNPKYLSMLNHLRFYLPEVYPKLDKILFLDDDIVVQKDLTPLWSEDLQGMVNGAVETCKESFHRFDKYLNFTNPKISDNFDPNACGWAYGMNIFDLKEWKKRNITGIYHRWQDLNEDRTLWKLGSLPPGLITFYNLTHPLDRGWHVLGLGYDPALNQTAIENAAVIHYNGNYKPWLDLAISKYKSYWSKYVMFDNPYLQNCNISE; translated from the exons ATGAAAGCTGTTCCAATTACTTTTCGTACCTTCGATTCTCTTCAACTCATCTTCGTTTCACTG GTTATTTTGCCTTTTGTTGTTTCTGGAGTTTCAGATAATTCGGCAAT TCCGAGAGATATCAATAGATATCGACCATTGTATGAATGTGAGCAATGTCAAGAAAGAAAG GAAGACGGTTCTTCAGTTACTGGAGTTAGTGCTCTTTCAGATCAACAG GATATTGACATAACAGTGACGTATACTGACCCTTCTGGTGCTGTTCGGCTTAGAAAGGTGAAAGGCAGGGACTTGTCTGCTTCTTGGGTCTTGGAACACCCGAACAATGTAAACAGTGATCCGCCAAAGAGGTTGGAG ACTTTAAAGGACTCATTTCGATCTGTGGAATTGAGAGAGACAGATCAGCATCGATCTGGAGAAGATGGTGTCCAATATCCTAATCAGTTGTCTCTGAATCCAGTGAAGCTCATGCGGAAG AAAATGCGGCAAGAAAGAATAAATCTTCGAACGGCCGAGCTACTACACCAAGATAAAGAAGCTGACGACCAGATGGTAGCAGCAGCAATTGAACGCTCTAAAACTCTTGACACCACTGTCAAGGGAAAATACAGCATATGGAGGAGAGATTATGATAATCTGAACTCTGATTCTACCTTGAAACTTATGCGAGATCAGATCATAATGGCAAAAGCTTATGCAAACATTGCCAAGGCAAATAATGATACTAGTACTTTTGACGCCCTCATGGCACAGTGCAAAAGAAGCCATCGTGCTATTGGAGAAGCAAGTTCTGATGCTGAGCTTCAACCAAG TGCACTTGAGCATGCAAAAGCAATGGGTCACATTCTCTCCATGGCGAAGGACAAATTATATGACTGCCCTGTAATGGCAAGGAAGTTTAGAGCCATGCTTCAATCAACAGAAGGCAATGTGAACGCACAAAGAAAGAAAAGTGCATTCTTGATCCAGCTCGCAGCAAAAACAGTCCCTAAACCACTACATTGCCTTCCTCTACAACTTTCAGCAGACTATTTCCTGCAGGGCTATCAAAACAGAGAGGATAATAACATAGAAAAGCTTGAAGATAATTCTCTCTACCACTATGCAATTTTTTCAGATAATGTACTGGCAACATCAGTGGTTGTAAATTCTACTGTACTGCACGCAAATGAACCTGAGAGACATGTTTTCCACATAGTCACGGATAAACTGAATTTTGTTGCTATGAAGATGTGGTTTCTGATCAACTCTCCTGCTGGAGCAACCATCAAGGTTGAAAACATTGATGACTTTAAGTGGCTGAACTCCTCTTACTGCTCTGTTCTTCGTCAGCTTGAATCTGCCCGAATGAAAGAATATTATTTCAAGGCAAACGATCCTTCCTCCCTCTCTGTGGGTTCTGACAATCTCAAATATAGAAATCCAAAATACTTATCCATGCTGAATCACCTTAGATTTTATCTTCCTGAAGTTTACCCAAAGTTGGACAAAATTCTATTCTTGGATGATGATATAGTTGTCCAGAAGGATTTGACTCCCCTTTGGTCTGAGGATCTACAAGGGATGGTTAATGGTGCTGTAGAGACCTGTAAGGAGAGCTTCCATAGGTTTGATAAGTATCTCAATTTCACCAATCCAAAGATCTCCGACAACTTCGATCCAAATGCCTGCGGTTGGGCATACGGCATGAATATCTTTGATTTGAAAGAGTGGAAGAAGCGAAATATTACTGGAATTTATCATCGCTGGCAAGATTTG AACGAAGACAGAACTCTTTGGAAACTAGGCTCGTTGCCACCAGGTCTGATCACCTTTTACAATCTCACTCATCCACTGGATCGGGGCTGGCATGTGTTGGGGCTCGGCTACGACCCTGCTCTCAATCAAACGGCAATAGAGAATGCGGCTGTCATCCATTACAACGGAAACTACAAACCATGGTTGGATCTCGCTATCTCCAAGTACAAGTCATACTGGTCTAAATACGTAATGTTTGATAACCCTTATCTTCAAAATTGTAACATCAGCGAATAA
- the LOC133787549 gene encoding probable serine/threonine-protein kinase PIX13, which yields MGNCWGSTPSENPSTPSTTGYLTTGISQTTSNTTSSGGSTISRNSRFSVASYDENYPNGQILPTSNLRTFSFAELKTATKNFRADTVLGEGGFGKVYKGWLDEKTSGKNGSSTVIAVKKLNSESLQGFEEWQSEVNFLGRLSHPNLVKLLGYCLEGTELLLGYEFMQKGSLENHLFGRGSVVQPLSWELRLKIAIGAARGLAFLHTSEKQVIYRDFKASNILLDGSYTAKISDFGLAKLGPSASQSHVTTRVMGTYGYAAPEYVATGHLYVKSDVYGFGVVLIEILTGLRALDTNRPNGRHNLVDWIKPYLSDKRKLKNIMDSRLEGKYPSKAAFHIAQLALKCIESEQKHRPSMKEVVETLELIEASDEKPREPRMRSTHSAIRRTPGYHHQQPLHHRSPLHPRVDDGRANQYSPRVR from the exons atgggaaATTGTTGGGGTTCTACTCCATCTGAGAACCCTTCTACCCCAAGCACTACTGGTTATCTCACCACAG GAATATCCCAGACAACTAGTAATACGACATCTTCAGGGGGCAGTACTATCTCTAGGAATAGCAGGTTCTCTGTGGCGAGCTATGATGAGAATTATCCAAATGGTCAGATCCTCCCCACCTCAAATTTGAGGACTTTCTCTTTTGCAGAACTGAAGACTGCAACCAAAAACTTCAGAGCAGATACAGTGCTTGGAGAAGGAGGTTTTGGAAAAGTCTACAAAGGTTGGCTTGATGAGAAGACCTCGGGGAAAAATGGAAGCAGTACGGTAATCGCGGTCAAGAAGTTAAATTCTGAGAGCTTGCAAGGCTTTGAGGAGTGGCAG TCAGAGGTGAACTTCTTAGGGCGACTCTCTCATCCCAACCTCGTAAAGCTGTTGGGATACTGTTTGGAGGGCACAGAGCTGCTGCTCGGCTATGAATTCATGCAAAAGGGCAGCTTGGAAAACCATTTATTTGGAA GGGGCTCAGTTGTTCAGCCACTTTCGTGGGAATTACGGCTTAAAATTGCAATTGGAGCAGCCAGAGGCCTTGCATTCTTGCACACCTCAGAAAAGCAAGTTATCTACAGAGATTTCAAAGCTTCAAATATACTACTAGATGGG TCCTATACCGCTAAGATATCTGACTTTGGCTTGGCCAAGTTGGGTCCTTCAGCTAGTCAATCTCATGTTACAACTCGGGTTATGGGGACGTATGGTTATGCAGCTCCTGAGTATGTTGCAACAG GACATTTGTACGTAAAGAGTGATGTTTATGGCTTCGGAGTTGTTTTAATCGAGATACTAACGGGCTTACGAGCACTTGATACAAACCGTCCTAATGGAAGACATAACTTAGTGGATTGGATAAAACCATACTTATCAGATAAAAGAAAGTTGAAAAACATTATGGACTCTCGGTTGGAGGGGAAGTATCCATCTAAGGCTGCATTCCACATTGCTCAACTTGCTTTAAAATGTATAGAATCTGAACAGAAGCATCGACCATCCATGAAAGAAGTTGTTGAGACATTAGAGCTTATTGAAGCCTCTGATGAAAAGCCAAGAGAGCCAAGGATGCGTTCTACTCACTCCGCCATTCGTCGGACACCGGGCTATCATCATCAGCAGCCTCTGCACCATCGTTCCCCACTTCACCCCAGAGTAGACGATGGTCGAGCAAACCAATACTCACCAAGGGTTAGGTAG
- the LOC133787517 gene encoding pentatricopeptide repeat-containing protein At2g17210, with translation MRPTTIPVHLSQQLCNWSLRLKESCNIGKWQEVLCHFHEMKKAGTTQLTDPTVFPPILKACSNVSLGYGKSVHGYLIKKGLESHISISNSTIDFYSKSGYLDSALGVFNGMMARDSVSWNILVYGYLNQGILEEGLWWFKEARLAGFQPNTSTLVLVIQAYRSLGATKEGYTLHGYVIRGGIVAIHSVRNSLLSMYAGVDMISAHNMFDEMLDRDVISWSVMIGGYVHSGEAQIGVQMFLIMTSEGGTVPDEVTMVSVLKACANLRDLTMGSSVHGLVILKGLDCDLFIENTTIDMYSKCSDSDSAYKIFKEMPQRNIVSWNSIISGFVLNEKYLEALSLFYSMGKDGIEADEVSLVNILQTCKHFVEPLLCKSVHCLIIRKAYELNEMVLNSLLDAYAKCSLIDQARKLFNGIERKDVVSWSTMIAGFTHYGRQDEAIAVFQEMQKAQEKPNRVTIINLLEACSLLADLARSKWAHGIAIRSGLAVEVAVGTAILDMYSKCGAIEASRRAFDQILKKNIVSWSAMTAAYGMNGLPHEALALHADMKLHGLNPNAVTTLCVLSACSHGGLVEEGVSFFNSMAQEHDVELKLEHYSCLVDMLSRAGNLNTAMDLIKKMPEGLEAGPNAWGSLLSACKSYRNSQLGSEAASRVLELEPLSSTGYLVASSLYAAGGLWGDAANMRRLMKARGVKVVAGYSLVHVGNTASKFVAGDYSHSQSGDIHFMVELLHSCMKMEKKIDFGVTEY, from the coding sequence ATGCGCCCCACAACCATCCCGGTACACTTGAGCCAACAGCTCTGTAATTGGAGCTTGAGGCTCAAAGAGTCATGCAATATTGGAAAATGGCAAGAAGTACTTTGTCACTTTCATGAGATGAAAAAAGCTGGAACTACGCAACTCACAGACCCTACTGTGTTTCCTCCCATTTTAAAAGCTTGTTCAAACGTCTCACTTGGATATGGAAAATCAGTGCATGGATATTTGATAAAGAAAGGATTAGAATCACACATTTCCATTAGTAATTCCACCATAGACTTTTACTCTAAATCTGGGTATCTAGATTCTGCATTAGGTGTTTTTAATGGCATGATGGCCAGAGATTCAGTTTCTTGGAATATTTTAGTATATGGGTACCTTAATCAGGGTATTTTAGAAGAAGGGTTGTGGTGGTTTAAAGAGGCTAGGCTTGCTGGGTTCCAGCCCAATACTTCTACCTTGGTGCTTGTAATTCAAGCATATCGTAGTCTGGGAGCAACTAAAGAAGGGTATACATTACATGGTTATGTGATTCGAGGTGGGATTGTGGCTATTCATTCAGTTCGAAACTCCTTATTGAGTATGTATGCAGGAGTTGACATGATTAGTGCTCACAACATGTTCGATGAAATGCTTGACAGAGACGTCATCTCTTGGAGTGTGATGATTGGGGGTTACGTGCACAGTGGGGAGGCTCAAATTGGTGTGCAGATGTTTCTAATTATGACATCTGAAGGTGGAACCGTACCAGATGAAGTCACTATGGTTAGTGTTCTAAAAGCATGTGCCAACTTAAGGGACTTGACTATGGGATCATCAGTACACGGATTGGTGATACTTAAGGGTTTGGACTGTGATCTATTTATTGAGAACACTACGATTGATATGTACTCCAAGTGTAGTGATTCGGATTCTGCCTACAAAATTTTCAAGGAGATGCCTCAAAGAAATATTGTATCGTGGAATTCTATCATATCTGGATTTGTCCTAAATGAGAAGTATTTAGAAGCTCTATCATTGTTTTATTCCATGGGGAAGGATGGAATTGAAGCAGATGAGGTTTCACTTGTGAATATTCTTCAAACATGTAAGCATTTTGTGGAGCCATTACTATGCAAATCAGTTCATTGTCTAATCATCAGGAAGGCTTATGAATTGAATGaaatggtgcttaactcgctaCTTGATGCTTATGCAAAGTGCAGCCTCATTGACCAAGCACGAAAACTTTTTAATGGGATCGAAAGAAAGGATGTAGTTTCATGGAGCACTATGATTGCAGGGTTCACCCATTATGGCAGGCAAGATGAAGCAATTGCTGTCTTCCAAGAGATGCAGAAGGCACAAGAGAAGCCCAATAGAGTCACCATTATAAATCTTTTGGAGGCTTGTTCACTGTTAGCTGATCTGGCAAGATCCAAGTGGGCACATGGAATCGCCATTAGAAGCGGATTGGCTGTAGAAGTAGCCGTTGGAACTGCAATTCTCGACATGTACTCAAAATGTGGGGCAATAGAAGCATCCAGAAGAGCCTTTGACCAAATTCTCAAGAAAAACATTGTCTCGTGGAGTGCCATGACAGCTGCATATGGTATGAATGGACTTCCTCACGAAGCCTTAGCATTGCATGCTGATATGAAGCTACATGGTCTGAATCCAAACGCTGTGACAACTCTCTGTGTTTTATCTGCCTGCAGTCATGGAGGCTTGGTTGAAGAGGGTGTCTCCTTCTTCAACTCAATGGCTCAAGAACATGACGTTGAGCTTAAATTGGAACACTATTCCTGCTTAGTAGACATGTTGAGTCGAGCTGGAAATCTGAACACAGCAATGGACTTGATAAAGAAAATGCCTGAAGGACTAGAAGCTGGTCCAAATGCCTGGGGGTCACTCCTGAGTGCTTGTAAAAGCTATAGAAACAGCCAACTTGGTTCAGAAGCAGCCTCTCGTGTCCTCGAGTTGGAGCCATTGAGCTCGACAGGCTACTTGGTGGCTTCGAGTTTGTATGCGGCTGGTGGACTATGGGGTGATGCTGCAAACATGAGGAGGTTGATGAAGGCGAGAGGGGTAAAGGTTGTTGCTGGTTACAGCTTAGTGCATGTTGGTAACACTGCATCTAAGTTTGTTGCTGGAGATTACTCTCATTCACAATCTGGAGATATCCATTTTATGGTTGAGCTCTTGCACAGTTGTATGAAAATGGAAAAGAAGATTGATTTTGGTGTCACAGAGTACTGA